CCGCAATACCGTTGATCAAAACGATGTCCCCAGGGCCAGCCTCGGTTACCTGAACGCGATCCAGGCCGTGGAAGGTCAAGACCTGGTTGATCCGGCCTTTGTACGATTTGCCATCCGGGCCTTCCATGACCAGCACATCGGTCAAGGGCTTGATCGTGCCAGCGCTGATACGGCCTACGCCGATCCGGCCGACAAAAGTCGAAAAATCGAGTGCAGAAATCTGCAATTGCAGCGGTGCTTCCGGGTCACCCGTTTGGGCAGGCACATGACTCAACACGGTGTTGAACAAGGCAGACATGTCGGGGCCCCATTGCTCACCCGCTGCGCCCTCTTCCATCGAAGTCCAGCCGTTGATGCCCGAGGCATATACCACGGGAAAGTCGAGCTGCTCATCGGTGGCACCCAGCTTGTCGAACAGGTCGAAAGCAGCGTTGACGACAAAGTCTGGACGGGCACCGGGCTTGTCGACCTTGTTCACGACCAGAATTGGGCGCAGGCCCAGAGCCAGCGCCTTCTTTGTCACGAAACGCGTTTGGGGCATCGGGCCTTCTTGCGCATCGATCAACAAGACCACACCATCCACCATGGACAAGGCCCGCTCCACTTCACCGCCGAAGTCGGCGTGACCGGGGGTATCGACGATGTTGATGTGGGTACCTTCCCAGCTCACGGCGCAATTCTTGGCCAGAATGGTGATGCCACGCTCGCGTTCGATGGCGTTGTTGTCCATCACTGTATCCACGACTTTTTCGTGGTCAGCGAAAGTGCCCGACTGACGTAGCAACTGGTCAACCATGGTTGTTTTTCCATGGTCAACGTGGGCGATGATGGCGATATTGCGGATTTGTTTGCTCATGATGAGAGTTCCGTTTCAGTTTCCAGGATTTGCTGTATTTCGATGGGGCTCAGCAGCCGCCCCGGGATGAGTTCACCGCCAGTGGTGTGCGCACTGCCAAGCAAGGTCGTCACATTGACGCGCAACCGCTCGGTAGCGGGCACCGGACCATAGACGGCCACATGGGATTCGTTGGGCCAGGCGCCCCGACGGCGAACGCCGCTCAGAAAACGCGCTGCGCCTTCTTCATCCAGCGTCACCGGCGTGTGATCGGGCAAGAGCGCGGGTACCGGCAAAAGATGGGCCGCACGCTGCGCCTCGCTTTCCGCCTCCAGGGTTTCCAGCGAGACACATTGCGCAGCAGAGAAAGGGCCGGTGGCCACGCGGCGCAGCATGGTCAGATGACCACCACAGCCCAGCGCTTCGCCAATGTCTTCACCCAAGGTACGAATGTAGGTACCTTTGCTGCAGCGCACGCGAAGGTGCAGGTGCGGCTCATCGCCCGTCAACTGCATGTCGAGCAGGTCCAGGTCGTGGATGGTAACGCGACGCGCTTCGCGCTCTACCGTTTCACCATCGCGTGCATATTCGTACAACGGTTTGCCGTCTTTCTTCAACGCGCTGTGCATGGGCGGAATCTGTTCAATCTCGCCCATGAACAGATCCAAGGCTT
This region of Hydrogenophaga crassostreae genomic DNA includes:
- the truB gene encoding tRNA pseudouridine(55) synthase TruB gives rise to the protein MQGQRTRVQRRPVHGVLLLDKPLGLSSNQALQKAKWLLRAEKAGHTGTLDPLATGVLPLCFGAATKFSQLHLDADKTYETVIRLGLKTSTADAEGDVIEARGVTCTPGQVVEALDLFMGEIEQIPPMHSALKKDGKPLYEYARDGETVEREARRVTIHDLDLLDMQLTGDEPHLHLRVRCSKGTYIRTLGEDIGEALGCGGHLTMLRRVATGPFSAAQCVSLETLEAESEAQRAAHLLPVPALLPDHTPVTLDEEGAARFLSGVRRRGAWPNESHVAVYGPVPATERLRVNVTTLLGSAHTTGGELIPGRLLSPIEIQQILETETELSS